The following proteins are co-located in the Deltaproteobacteria bacterium HGW-Deltaproteobacteria-2 genome:
- the waaF gene encoding lipopolysaccharide heptosyltransferase II, producing MIPGNTKKLPREGIDKILIRGTNWIGDAVMTLPAVASIRATYPKAHIAMLVKPWVADIYKHFSDLDEIIIYEKKFDNPAGVFQLAQKLKEGKFDLAILLQNAIEAAIIALAARIPLRAGFDSDARGLLLTHRVRLTEKIKKVHQIDYYLEMVKALGCVSVNREIHMETKINILEAEDILRKFVPEETRKTIIGIAPGATYGPAKKWFPDKFALVADSLSEKFSAKIIIMGGKSDGETAREVQNLAHARLINLAGKTTLREAIYLISQCSLFISNDSGLMHIAGALNIPTIAIFGSTNPVTTAPAGDKSVIVRREVPCSPCLKKKCPTDFRCMKLISVEDVLPVAENLIQNNQGCKT from the coding sequence TTGATACCTGGAAATACCAAAAAATTGCCACGTGAAGGCATAGATAAAATTTTAATTCGCGGTACCAACTGGATTGGCGATGCGGTCATGACCTTGCCGGCGGTGGCCTCCATCCGCGCCACTTATCCGAAAGCGCACATTGCCATGCTGGTAAAACCGTGGGTAGCTGATATTTATAAACATTTTTCAGACCTTGATGAAATTATCATTTATGAAAAAAAATTTGATAATCCGGCCGGAGTGTTTCAGCTTGCTCAAAAGCTCAAAGAGGGGAAATTCGATTTGGCGATACTTTTACAGAATGCCATCGAAGCCGCGATTATTGCTCTTGCGGCGCGAATTCCGCTACGCGCAGGTTTCGATTCCGATGCCCGTGGTCTTCTGCTGACTCATCGGGTACGGCTCACGGAAAAGATAAAGAAAGTTCATCAGATTGATTATTATCTGGAAATGGTCAAGGCCTTGGGTTGCGTTTCTGTTAATCGTGAAATTCATATGGAAACGAAAATAAATATTCTTGAGGCCGAAGATATTTTACGGAAATTTGTACCTGAAGAAACCAGGAAAACAATAATCGGCATTGCTCCCGGGGCCACTTACGGCCCGGCGAAAAAATGGTTTCCCGATAAATTTGCTTTAGTGGCGGACAGTCTCAGTGAAAAATTTTCCGCAAAGATAATTATAATGGGAGGAAAGTCAGACGGAGAGACGGCGCGGGAAGTTCAGAACTTAGCGCATGCCCGATTAATCAATCTTGCCGGTAAGACAACTCTGCGGGAAGCGATTTATTTAATTTCGCAATGTTCCCTGTTTATCAGCAATGATTCGGGATTAATGCACATAGCGGGGGCCCTGAATATTCCCACTATAGCAATTTTTGGTTCAACAAACCCTGTAACCACCGCTCCGGCAGGAGATAAATCGGTTATTGTTCGGAGGGAGGTACCCTGCAGTCCCTGTCTGAAAAAAAAATGCCCCACTGATTTCCGTTGCATGAAGTTGATTTCCGTGGAAGATGTTCTGCCGGTTGCTGAAAATCTAATTCAAAATAATCAGGGTTGTAAAACATGA
- the lpxK gene encoding tetraacyldisaccharide 4'-kinase — protein sequence MKEVMKEMINWQKIWDDDGNKNVYIPVKVIASILSFFYLGVINFRNWLYDHKIFKEMKLPCPVISVGNITVGGTGKTPCVIMLARMLQKNGFKPAVISRGYGSRSINPVNIISDGDKILLDSETAGDEPYLIAQELKNVPVITGAKRIATGETAINQFGVNVLICDDAMQHRQIFRDINLVLLDNRSLSGKDHVLPRGRLREPIKELGRADAIILTRTDEAQQTDKKIGEIIRTKNVPVFKSIHKPKDIIRGNYNAQKPVSELKGKKVYAFCGIANPDSFKKILLVLETKILSFDIFPDHYRYDKSELEKIRTGFISCHADYLVTTQKDAVRLKDNPEFLKMLSVLRVEMEMIPSAQLFEKYIMEQIKFCQVKQ from the coding sequence ATGAAGGAAGTGATGAAAGAAATGATCAATTGGCAAAAGATATGGGATGATGACGGAAATAAAAATGTTTACATCCCTGTCAAAGTAATTGCATCCATCCTGTCTTTTTTTTATCTAGGTGTTATCAATTTTCGCAATTGGCTTTATGATCACAAAATATTCAAAGAAATGAAGCTTCCCTGCCCGGTAATCAGTGTCGGCAATATAACCGTCGGTGGTACAGGCAAAACTCCTTGCGTAATCATGCTGGCTAGAATGCTTCAAAAAAATGGCTTTAAGCCGGCGGTTATCAGCCGCGGTTACGGCAGCAGAAGTATCAATCCTGTGAATATTATATCAGACGGTGATAAAATTTTGCTGGACAGCGAAACTGCCGGCGATGAACCCTATTTGATTGCTCAAGAATTAAAAAATGTTCCCGTAATTACCGGAGCAAAAAGAATCGCTACAGGAGAAACAGCCATCAATCAATTCGGAGTAAACGTACTTATCTGCGACGATGCAATGCAGCACCGGCAAATTTTCAGAGATATTAATCTGGTTTTATTAGACAACCGCAGTTTAAGCGGGAAAGATCATGTCCTTCCGCGGGGAAGATTACGGGAACCGATAAAGGAATTAGGCAGAGCCGATGCTATTATACTTACGCGTACCGATGAAGCTCAACAAACAGATAAAAAAATCGGGGAAATTATAAGAACTAAAAATGTCCCCGTTTTTAAAAGTATTCATAAGCCGAAGGATATTATAAGAGGAAATTACAATGCGCAGAAACCGGTTTCCGAACTCAAGGGGAAAAAAGTTTACGCTTTTTGCGGAATAGCCAATCCGGATTCGTTTAAGAAAATTCTGTTGGTTCTGGAAACAAAGATTTTGTCATTTGATATTTTCCCGGATCACTACCGCTATGACAAAAGCGAATTGGAAAAAATCAGAACGGGATTTATCAGTTGCCATGCCGATTATCTGGTGACCACACAAAAAGACGCCGTGCGCCTTAAGGATAATCCTGAATTTTTAAAAATGCTTAGCGTTTTACGCGTGGAAATGGAAATGATACCTTCCGCTCAGCTGTTTGAAAAATATATAATGGAACAAATAAAATTTTGTCAGGTTAAACAATAA
- the msbA gene encoding lipid A export permease/ATP-binding protein MsbA: METFKRLLLMARQYYVRFILAVICMIIAGGLQSALPLIAKPAIDEIFVNKDIASLKWIPFAVVAIFLFKGLCNYGQAILMSSIGLRIVTNLRNQLYEQIQKQSLSFFADHPTGLLMSRITNDVQSVQTASAEAITALVKDSFMLIGLVGVIFYTDWKLALIAMVVFPLTIYPIAMFGRKMRKVTTSTQITMGTLNSLLQETISGTRIVKAFGMEKYESKRFAAENEKLFKYNMKSVSVNAISSPLMDFLGGLGIAAVIFYGGYNVVHGNSTPGTFFSFIAALLMLYEPVKRLTNINNTINQGIAGADRIFSVIDRVPDIEDKPDAVMLPHVEQSIDIENVTFCYDEKPVLKNINLSIKAGEVVAFVGMSGGGKTSLVNLIPRFYDVSKGRVLIDGHDIRDVSLKSLRGQIAIVTQQTILFNDTVRNNIAYGDIQRTEEDIINAAKAANAHDFIMRLPKGYESNIGELGTKLSGGEKQRISIARALLKNAPILILDEATSSLDTEAEIEVQDALDNLMKGRTTLVIAHRLSTIRNADRIIALVNGKIVEEGDHETLMKKKGEYFRLYNLQFKDEGSDERNDQLAKDMG; the protein is encoded by the coding sequence ATGGAAACTTTTAAAAGATTGTTATTAATGGCCAGGCAATATTATGTGCGCTTTATTCTTGCCGTGATTTGCATGATCATTGCCGGAGGTTTGCAATCAGCTCTGCCGCTGATTGCCAAACCGGCCATTGATGAAATATTCGTTAATAAAGATATTGCCTCGCTGAAATGGATCCCCTTTGCGGTGGTTGCCATTTTCCTGTTTAAAGGATTGTGCAACTATGGCCAGGCCATTTTAATGAGTTCTATCGGCCTTCGTATCGTTACGAATTTGCGTAATCAACTCTACGAACAAATTCAAAAACAATCCCTGTCTTTTTTTGCCGACCATCCCACCGGATTGCTGATGTCCCGGATTACCAATGATGTTCAGTCCGTTCAAACCGCTTCAGCGGAGGCAATAACTGCATTAGTTAAAGACAGTTTCATGCTGATCGGTCTCGTCGGCGTGATCTTTTACACGGACTGGAAACTTGCACTTATCGCGATGGTCGTCTTTCCCCTGACCATCTATCCTATTGCCATGTTTGGCAGAAAGATGCGCAAGGTGACAACATCCACGCAAATCACCATGGGAACCTTGAATTCCCTTTTGCAGGAAACAATTTCCGGAACCAGGATTGTCAAGGCCTTCGGCATGGAGAAATACGAAAGCAAAAGATTCGCCGCGGAAAACGAGAAGCTGTTTAAATATAACATGAAGTCCGTTTCCGTAAATGCCATTTCCAGCCCGCTTATGGATTTTCTGGGCGGATTGGGGATTGCCGCTGTCATTTTTTACGGCGGATACAATGTCGTACATGGCAATTCCACACCCGGTACGTTCTTCTCTTTTATTGCCGCGCTGCTGATGCTTTACGAGCCAGTTAAACGGCTCACCAATATCAATAACACCATCAATCAGGGCATTGCCGGCGCCGACCGCATTTTTAGTGTCATCGACCGTGTGCCGGATATTGAAGATAAACCCGATGCCGTTATGCTGCCGCATGTTGAGCAAAGCATCGATATTGAAAATGTGACATTTTGTTATGACGAAAAGCCTGTGCTGAAAAATATCAACCTCTCGATCAAGGCTGGTGAAGTTGTCGCTTTTGTTGGAATGAGCGGTGGCGGCAAGACATCGCTGGTCAATCTGATACCAAGATTTTATGATGTCAGCAAAGGCCGTGTATTGATTGACGGCCATGATATAAGGGATGTCTCTCTGAAATCTTTGCGTGGCCAGATCGCCATAGTAACTCAGCAGACCATTCTTTTTAATGATACCGTTAGAAACAATATTGCGTACGGTGATATCCAAAGAACGGAAGAAGACATCATCAATGCCGCCAAAGCGGCAAATGCTCATGATTTTATCATGCGCCTGCCGAAAGGATACGAAAGCAATATCGGAGAATTGGGTACTAAACTGTCCGGCGGCGAGAAACAACGAATTTCTATTGCCCGCGCTCTTTTGAAAAACGCTCCCATTTTAATTCTCGATGAGGCTACTTCATCGCTGGATACGGAAGCGGAAATTGAAGTGCAGGATGCTCTGGATAATCTTATGAAAGGTCGCACCACTCTGGTCATCGCGCATCGGCTTTCCACCATCCGCAACGCTGACCGAATCATCGCCCTTGTCAACGGGAAGATCGTGGAAGAAGGCGATCACGAAACATTGATGAAGAAAAAAGGCGAATATTTCCGTCTGTATAATTTGCAGTTCAAAGATGAAGGAAGTGATGAAAGAAATGATCAATTGGCAAAAGATATGGGATGA
- a CDS encoding lipid-A-disaccharide synthase: MNAIQKKNKTIMIVAGEASGDMHGANLVREMLKVNPGLNFYGIGGKKLKEEGVHLLANASDMAVVGLTEVISKLGNIFKIMRMMKKSLDERRPDLVILIDYPDFNIPLAKAAKKRGIKVFYYISPQVWAWRKGRIGQIKKTVDKMAVILPFEVDTYAQENFKVNYVGHPLLDMVKLNYSKQESRKKFGLAENKITIGILPGSRPSEVEKLMPELLQAAEILKKEIPDIQFVLPLADTLEEASLTEIVSGFNIEVKVISGHTYDVISCADLALVASGTATLETALLGVPMIIVYKISLLSYVIGRLIVDVKNIGLVNIIAGKTIVPELIQKDASGERIALEALSILKNGERKQEIIKELEAIRGRLGEPGAARRAAQIACDMI; this comes from the coding sequence ATGAATGCCATACAAAAGAAAAATAAAACGATCATGATCGTTGCCGGTGAAGCTTCCGGTGACATGCATGGCGCCAATCTCGTAAGAGAAATGCTAAAAGTAAATCCGGGATTAAATTTTTATGGAATCGGCGGGAAAAAATTGAAAGAAGAAGGGGTCCATCTTCTTGCTAATGCTTCGGATATGGCTGTTGTTGGTTTGACCGAGGTTATTTCCAAATTGGGAAACATTTTTAAAATAATGAGAATGATGAAAAAATCCTTGGATGAACGCCGGCCGGATCTTGTAATTTTGATTGATTATCCAGATTTCAATATCCCTTTAGCTAAGGCTGCTAAGAAAAGAGGGATAAAGGTTTTTTATTATATCAGTCCGCAGGTTTGGGCCTGGCGCAAGGGCCGGATCGGACAAATTAAAAAAACAGTTGATAAAATGGCAGTCATTCTGCCTTTTGAAGTTGACACATACGCTCAAGAAAATTTTAAGGTAAATTATGTCGGACACCCTTTACTGGACATGGTAAAGCTGAATTATTCAAAACAGGAATCGAGAAAGAAATTCGGTCTAGCCGAAAACAAAATTACGATCGGGATTTTGCCCGGTAGCCGGCCATCAGAAGTGGAAAAATTAATGCCGGAGTTGTTGCAAGCAGCCGAAATTTTAAAAAAGGAAATACCGGACATACAATTTGTTCTGCCGCTGGCCGATACGCTTGAGGAAGCAAGCCTAACCGAAATCGTTTCCGGATTTAATATAGAAGTAAAAGTGATTTCCGGTCATACATATGATGTCATTTCCTGTGCTGACTTAGCTTTAGTTGCTTCGGGAACAGCGACTCTGGAAACGGCTCTCTTGGGTGTTCCTATGATTATTGTTTATAAAATTTCTCTCCTTTCTTATGTTATCGGCAGATTGATTGTTGACGTAAAAAACATCGGTCTTGTCAATATTATTGCCGGAAAAACCATTGTTCCTGAACTGATTCAAAAAGATGCCAGCGGTGAGCGCATTGCCTTAGAGGCCCTGTCTATTCTAAAAAATGGAGAAAGAAAACAGGAAATAATAAAAGAACTGGAAGCAATACGCGGCAGACTGGGCGAGCCCGGCGCTGCAAGAAGAGCTGCGCAAATTGCCTGCGATATGATATAG
- a CDS encoding UDP-N-acetyl-D-glucosamine dehydrogenase, whose protein sequence is MKKKKIKVGVVGIGHLGNYHLQKYRKLENCEITAVADMSADRAQKAAELYQCSAFADYRDMIGKVDAVSIAVPTSDHYSVARDFLAAGVDVLIEKPICTTLEEADELIELAQKKKLILQVGFVERFNPAIMALEKVIKKPLFIESHRLHPFFERGIDVDVILDLMIHDLDIMVKFVNSPVTGVEAVGVAILSDKIDIANARISFASGCIANVTASRISGKTMQKIRFFGIEGYHSVDCQKREILSLGKGENNEAGQLQIIQNNIEVGSHDPLEEEIRSFVIAVTNRSQPLISGEDARKSLVLAIDILKKMKVAEELLK, encoded by the coding sequence ATGAAAAAAAAGAAAATAAAAGTCGGTGTTGTCGGAATCGGCCATTTAGGCAATTATCATCTGCAGAAATACCGGAAGTTGGAAAATTGTGAAATTACGGCTGTGGCTGATATGTCTGCAGATCGCGCTCAGAAGGCGGCTGAGCTTTATCAATGCTCCGCGTTTGCCGATTATCGAGATATGATCGGCAAAGTTGACGCCGTGAGCATCGCAGTTCCTACAAGTGATCATTACAGTGTTGCCAGGGATTTTCTGGCGGCGGGCGTGGATGTTCTGATAGAAAAACCTATTTGCACAACATTGGAAGAAGCCGATGAATTAATTGAACTGGCGCAGAAAAAAAAACTTATTCTGCAAGTTGGCTTTGTCGAAAGATTCAATCCCGCAATCATGGCTTTGGAAAAGGTCATCAAAAAACCTCTCTTCATTGAATCACACAGGTTACACCCTTTCTTCGAGCGTGGCATAGATGTTGATGTCATTTTGGATTTGATGATTCACGATCTCGACATTATGGTAAAATTTGTAAATTCTCCGGTCACCGGAGTGGAAGCGGTTGGTGTTGCTATTCTTTCCGATAAAATTGATATTGCCAACGCGCGGATTTCTTTTGCCAGCGGCTGTATTGCCAATGTTACGGCCAGCCGTATCAGCGGCAAAACGATGCAAAAGATACGTTTTTTCGGAATAGAAGGATATCATTCGGTGGATTGTCAAAAACGGGAAATTTTATCTTTAGGAAAAGGAGAAAATAATGAGGCAGGTCAACTTCAAATAATACAAAATAATATAGAAGTTGGCAGCCACGATCCTCTGGAAGAAGAAATTCGTTCCTTCGTTATCGCTGTGACTAATCGTTCCCAACCGCTTATTTCCGGTGAAGATGCGCGTAAGTCTCTGGTGTTGGCCATTGATATATTAAAAAAGATGAAAGTTGCCGAGGAACTATTAAAATGA
- a CDS encoding acyl-[acyl-carrier-protein]--UDP-N-acetylglucosamine O-acyltransferase encodes MKIHSTAIISPDAHLEEGVEIGPYAVIGSDVKIGKNSIIGPHAVIEDFTHIGENCHIFQFCSIGASPQDLKFGGEKTRVVIGNFNTIREFVTIHRATTADIGVTIIGDHNLIMAYCHVAHNCKLGDRIVMANAATLAGHIHVEDYAIIGGLTGIHQFSRVGEHCMIGGCSAVTKDVPPYTIAQGNHAKLFGLNSIGLKRRNFSEKTIKAISNAYRIIFRSHLLLADAIKKAETEVEDIPEVNHFIKFIKESTRGVCR; translated from the coding sequence ATGAAAATTCATTCTACAGCTATTATTTCTCCTGACGCGCACCTGGAAGAAGGAGTAGAAATAGGTCCTTATGCAGTAATTGGTTCCGATGTTAAGATTGGAAAAAACTCGATCATAGGTCCTCATGCGGTGATAGAAGATTTTACTCATATTGGTGAGAACTGTCATATTTTTCAATTTTGTTCAATAGGCGCGTCTCCTCAGGACTTGAAGTTTGGTGGAGAAAAAACCCGCGTGGTTATTGGTAATTTCAATACCATCAGGGAATTTGTGACAATTCACCGCGCAACAACAGCGGACATCGGCGTTACAATCATTGGCGATCACAATCTTATTATGGCTTATTGCCATGTTGCTCATAATTGCAAGCTGGGCGACAGGATTGTTATGGCTAACGCGGCAACATTGGCAGGGCATATTCATGTGGAAGATTATGCAATTATTGGTGGTTTAACTGGCATTCACCAGTTTTCCCGTGTCGGCGAACACTGCATGATAGGAGGATGTTCCGCCGTTACTAAAGACGTTCCTCCTTATACCATTGCTCAGGGAAATCACGCCAAACTTTTTGGTTTGAATTCGATCGGTTTAAAAAGAAGAAATTTTTCCGAAAAAACTATTAAAGCTATCAGCAATGCTTATCGCATTATCTTTCGTTCCCATCTGCTGCTGGCAGACGCGATAAAAAAGGCGGAAACTGAAGTGGAAGATATTCCGGAAGTAAATCATTTTATAAAGTTCATCAAAGAATCAACAAGAGGCGTTTGCCGCTAA
- the lpxD gene encoding UDP-3-O-(3-hydroxymyristoyl)glucosamine N-acyltransferase — protein MKMTLAEIAVFLGGTVVGADNTVIENIRSIEEANEGDITFIANKKYLKKLKLTKASAVLVPPQTAADGKNLIVVADPYVALGKLLTIFYPLEHGGNGVSPDAYIEEGAIVSPEAVVFPRVFIGKGATIAKGAVLYPGVFIGRNSFIGEDSIIYSNVVIYHSCIIGKRVILHSGVVIGADGFGFASPGKSNIKIPQIGFVQIDDDVEIGANTTVDRATLGKTWIQRNVKIDNLVQIAHNVVIGENSVITAQVGISGSTKLGKGVMVGGQTGMVGHIDIGDNVMIAAGAKIHKDIKSGEIVGGAPQMPYKQWLQVEACRAKLPEMRATLKDLVKKVDELMKK, from the coding sequence ATGAAAATGACGCTTGCAGAGATAGCAGTGTTTCTTGGCGGCACTGTCGTTGGAGCGGATAATACGGTTATAGAAAATATCCGTTCCATTGAAGAAGCAAATGAAGGTGATATTACCTTTATAGCCAACAAGAAGTATTTGAAAAAGTTGAAGCTGACTAAAGCGTCGGCTGTTCTTGTTCCGCCGCAGACAGCTGCGGATGGCAAGAATTTGATTGTTGTCGCCGACCCTTATGTAGCTTTGGGGAAATTATTAACTATTTTTTATCCATTAGAGCATGGTGGCAACGGTGTAAGCCCGGACGCTTATATTGAAGAAGGTGCTATTGTCTCTCCTGAAGCAGTGGTCTTTCCCCGGGTTTTTATCGGTAAAGGAGCAACGATCGCTAAAGGAGCTGTTCTTTATCCCGGTGTTTTTATCGGTCGGAATTCTTTCATTGGTGAAGATTCGATAATATATTCCAATGTTGTTATTTATCACTCTTGCATCATTGGCAAAAGAGTAATCTTGCACTCCGGAGTTGTGATTGGTGCCGATGGATTTGGTTTTGCATCCCCGGGCAAAAGCAATATCAAGATTCCGCAGATAGGTTTTGTGCAAATTGATGATGATGTAGAAATCGGTGCCAACACCACTGTTGATCGTGCCACGCTTGGAAAAACATGGATTCAGCGCAATGTTAAAATTGATAACCTTGTTCAAATTGCCCATAATGTTGTTATTGGTGAAAATTCCGTCATTACCGCTCAGGTCGGCATTTCCGGAAGCACTAAGCTGGGTAAAGGTGTAATGGTTGGTGGACAGACTGGCATGGTCGGACATATTGATATCGGCGATAATGTGATGATTGCGGCTGGTGCAAAAATTCATAAAGATATCAAATCCGGAGAAATTGTCGGTGGAGCGCCGCAAATGCCTTATAAACAATGGCTGCAGGTCGAGGCATGCCGGGCAAAACTTCCCGAAATGAGAGCAACACTTAAGGATCTTGTAAAAAAAGTTGATGAACTAATGAAAAAATAG
- the bamA gene encoding outer membrane protein assembly factor BamA, which produces MGEFMTINKIVFQKCLIYLLLILFFVPSVYSEELKKVSVLPFEVYSSGNSAAIKESLYKSLNEELKKEKLIQIIPADAFLQSTAKIDEKQAIKYGKSAGADFVIIGSLTQLGETLNIDAKIVDVNMANILSTTSAQGKGLTNLDMIVAQLKTEILVRMGLVQKIARIEIQGNRKIDASAIIAQIKSKAGSNFSEADVASDIKTIFKTGFFLDVTAESTSTSEGKVITFVVLEKGLISEIRINGNKALSKDDIQEVLTIKTRQNLNQEKIKEDIEKIKTLYDSKGYYNAEIKDTVERDGEKDFRVILDIKENDRLYVKTITFEGNEAYSSKELKNMMSTSEAGLFRFITDSGLLKRDQLKQDIGKLTTYYFNNGFINAQIGEPEITIDKKGIYIKIKVKEGKRFKIDKVQISGDLLEKSREELLRSLKIKKGDNYNREAIMRDIDFLTQACNDEGYANADINPKINTRENEQLADVDFQIIKGDLVYINHINIAGNSITRDKVIRRQLDVVEGDLYSSSKLRSSYSNLNRLRYFEEVDFQTEKGPDKKKMDVNIRVKEKGTGMFMVGAGYSAADQAVVMAQITQQNFLGYGQILSLKASLGSTTNNIDLSFTEPWLFDIPLWCKADIWKYKKEYDSYTLDTRGAGLTLGYPLFGKIVGYLGYKLTADNIDDVLPTAPYQIIAQAGQTITSAVTLSLVRDTTNDYIFPSKGTKTSISVTQAGGILKGDTSYTQYGASTGFYYSLPLDVVFGVKGRVGYIQGHDGIEIPIFNKYVLGGINSLRGFRYVGPGPDAGTSNVIGGNTMLVFNAEIVFPFIKDAGMKGVIFYDAGNSWNDKYDVGDLRQSVGLGLRWYSPIGPLRLEYGRIIDRRGLNDDSDGRWEFTIGMPM; this is translated from the coding sequence ATGGGAGAATTTATGACTATAAATAAAATTGTTTTTCAAAAATGTTTGATTTATTTGCTTTTAATTCTTTTCTTTGTTCCTTCGGTTTATTCTGAGGAATTAAAGAAAGTCAGCGTACTGCCTTTTGAAGTTTACAGCAGTGGCAATAGCGCGGCGATCAAAGAATCGTTATATAAAAGTTTGAACGAAGAATTGAAAAAAGAAAAACTTATTCAGATAATTCCGGCAGACGCCTTTCTTCAGAGCACTGCCAAAATTGATGAAAAACAAGCAATTAAATATGGGAAATCTGCTGGCGCTGATTTTGTGATTATCGGCAGTTTGACCCAACTAGGTGAAACTTTAAATATTGATGCCAAAATAGTTGATGTAAATATGGCTAATATTTTGTCTACAACTTCCGCTCAAGGCAAAGGATTAACCAATCTTGATATGATCGTTGCGCAATTAAAAACCGAAATTCTTGTTCGCATGGGACTGGTTCAAAAAATAGCCAGAATTGAAATTCAAGGTAACCGGAAAATCGACGCTTCCGCGATCATTGCACAAATCAAAAGTAAAGCCGGCAGTAATTTTTCCGAAGCGGATGTGGCCTCTGACATAAAAACAATTTTCAAAACCGGTTTTTTTCTGGACGTGACCGCTGAGTCGACTTCAACATCAGAAGGAAAAGTAATTACTTTTGTTGTGCTGGAGAAAGGATTGATTTCAGAAATTAGGATTAACGGAAATAAAGCCTTGAGTAAGGATGATATTCAGGAAGTTCTGACGATTAAGACCAGACAGAATTTGAATCAGGAAAAGATTAAAGAGGATATAGAAAAAATAAAAACTCTTTACGATAGTAAAGGTTATTACAATGCCGAAATAAAAGACACAGTAGAACGGGATGGAGAGAAAGACTTCCGTGTAATTTTAGATATTAAAGAAAACGACAGGCTATACGTCAAAACGATAACTTTTGAAGGTAACGAAGCCTACTCTTCCAAAGAGCTCAAAAACATGATGAGTACCTCAGAGGCCGGCCTTTTTCGCTTCATCACTGATTCCGGTCTGCTAAAACGCGATCAACTTAAACAAGACATCGGCAAATTGACGACTTATTATTTCAATAATGGATTTATCAATGCTCAGATCGGCGAGCCGGAAATAACTATCGATAAAAAAGGAATTTACATAAAAATTAAAGTTAAAGAAGGCAAAAGGTTTAAAATCGACAAAGTGCAAATTTCCGGTGATTTACTGGAAAAGTCCAGAGAAGAATTATTGCGGTCTCTTAAAATAAAGAAAGGCGATAATTATAACCGCGAAGCAATCATGAGAGATATCGATTTTCTAACCCAGGCCTGTAATGATGAGGGTTATGCCAACGCCGATATTAATCCAAAAATTAATACCAGAGAAAATGAGCAATTAGCGGATGTGGACTTTCAGATAATTAAAGGTGACCTGGTTTATATTAATCATATCAACATTGCCGGAAACAGCATTACGCGTGACAAAGTTATCCGGCGTCAGCTGGATGTCGTTGAAGGTGATTTGTATTCCAGCAGTAAATTAAGAAGTAGTTACAGTAATCTAAACCGGTTGCGTTATTTTGAAGAAGTGGATTTTCAAACAGAAAAGGGTCCTGATAAAAAGAAAATGGACGTCAATATCCGGGTCAAGGAAAAAGGTACCGGTATGTTCATGGTCGGTGCCGGTTATAGCGCCGCTGACCAGGCCGTTGTGATGGCGCAGATTACCCAACAAAATTTTCTAGGCTATGGCCAGATTTTAAGTTTAAAAGCGTCTTTAGGTTCCACTACCAATAATATTGATTTATCTTTCACAGAGCCATGGCTTTTTGATATACCTCTTTGGTGTAAAGCCGATATCTGGAAATATAAAAAAGAATATGATTCTTATACGCTCGATACACGAGGCGCTGGACTTACTTTGGGGTATCCTCTTTTCGGGAAGATTGTTGGTTACTTGGGTTATAAACTTACCGCCGATAATATTGATGATGTTTTGCCTACAGCTCCCTATCAAATTATAGCTCAAGCAGGTCAAACAATTACCAGTGCTGTGACATTATCTCTAGTTCGCGACACAACTAATGATTATATCTTTCCCTCTAAAGGGACAAAGACCAGTATTTCGGTCACGCAGGCAGGAGGAATATTGAAGGGCGACACCAGCTATACACAATATGGAGCAAGCACGGGTTTTTACTATTCGCTGCCCTTGGATGTTGTTTTTGGAGTAAAGGGCCGGGTCGGATATATTCAGGGTCATGATGGGATAGAGATTCCCATTTTCAATAAATATGTTTTAGGTGGTATTAATTCTTTGCGCGGTTTCCGCTACGTCGGCCCGGGGCCTGATGCGGGAACAAGTAATGTAATTGGCGGTAATACGATGTTAGTATTTAACGCCGAGATAGTCTTTCCTTTTATTAAAGATGCGGGCATGAAAGGAGTTATTTTTTACGATGCCGGTAACTCCTGGAATGACAAGTATGATGTTGGAGATTTACGCCAATCCGTGGGCTTAGGTCTTCGCTGGTATTCACCGATCGGTCCTTTAAGACTTGAATATGGTCGCATAATTGACCGCAGAGGACTAAATGATGATTCCGACGGACGTTGGGAATTTACAATTGGTATGCCTATGTAA